Proteins found in one Candidatus Saccharibacteria bacterium genomic segment:
- the mnmG gene encoding tRNA uridine-5-carboxymethylaminomethyl(34) synthesis enzyme MnmG, whose product MSKNQYQVIVIGAGHAGCEAAIASAKIGARTALITTDLSKVATTPCNPSIGGPGKGNLVREIGALGGMMAKVTDQSAIQIKILNSGKGKAVQAYRAQLDKTLYNQNMLASLNGTKGLDLIEAQVAEIISTDNQITGIKLVDDRLIKTNAVVITAGTFLNGEIVIGDRVVRKGGRIDEDSVYTLSDSIKRLGVLSARLKTGTPPRIARDSIDYDQMELAPGSDAAISFSYPNHQVLPLSKQEPCYLTYTNPETHQVIMDNLIKSPVFSGMINERSPRSCPSLDKKVANFPDKSRHPIFIEPEGRPDGVDGERMYIQGASLAFPEEIQEQIIRTIPGLQNARFIRHGYAVVYDYFLPSQLDKTLMVRNQSGLYLAGQLIGTTGYEEAAALGLIAGINASLKVLDKPRFVLERDQAYIGVLISDLISKVHVEPYRMFTSRAEYRLSLRNDNADLRLAKLGHDLGLQSKSYLNEVNHRRQRIDQAIELLKTSSVKYQGHPTTGYQLLRRPKITLDQTLELLGLDPSLIDYTIYDTVESEIKYSGYLDKQEQIIDKQRRQSEIKLGNTIDYTQIKSLRNEAVERLREVMPETIADAMNIQGITPADLEVLTFSVR is encoded by the coding sequence ATGTCAAAAAATCAATACCAAGTAATTGTGATCGGAGCAGGACATGCTGGCTGTGAAGCAGCTATCGCTAGTGCCAAGATTGGAGCGAGAACGGCTTTAATCACTACTGATCTGAGCAAAGTAGCCACTACACCTTGCAACCCCTCGATTGGTGGTCCAGGCAAAGGTAATCTAGTCAGGGAGATTGGAGCCCTCGGTGGTATGATGGCCAAAGTCACTGATCAGTCTGCAATCCAAATCAAAATCCTCAATAGTGGGAAAGGTAAAGCTGTCCAAGCCTACAGAGCACAACTAGACAAAACTCTCTACAATCAAAATATGCTGGCTTCCCTCAATGGTACTAAGGGACTAGATTTGATTGAGGCTCAAGTAGCAGAGATTATCAGCACAGACAACCAGATCACTGGAATAAAACTTGTAGATGACAGACTAATCAAAACAAATGCAGTCGTTATCACTGCTGGAACTTTCCTCAATGGTGAAATTGTGATCGGAGATAGAGTAGTTCGTAAAGGTGGAAGAATTGATGAAGATAGTGTTTATACCCTAAGTGATAGCATCAAGAGACTTGGTGTATTATCAGCTAGACTCAAGACTGGTACACCACCACGAATCGCAAGGGATAGTATAGACTATGACCAAATGGAGCTTGCTCCAGGATCAGATGCAGCGATTAGTTTCAGCTACCCAAATCATCAGGTCTTGCCCCTATCCAAGCAAGAGCCTTGCTACCTCACCTACACCAATCCCGAAACACATCAAGTAATCATGGACAATCTAATCAAATCCCCAGTATTCTCAGGTATGATCAACGAACGGTCTCCTCGTAGTTGTCCAAGTCTGGACAAAAAAGTAGCCAACTTTCCAGACAAATCTCGTCATCCCATCTTTATAGAACCAGAAGGTAGGCCGGATGGTGTCGATGGTGAAAGGATGTATATCCAAGGTGCATCCCTAGCTTTTCCAGAGGAGATTCAAGAACAGATTATCCGAACAATTCCCGGTCTACAAAATGCTAGATTTATCCGTCATGGCTATGCCGTAGTTTATGATTATTTCTTACCAAGTCAACTAGACAAAACCCTGATGGTTCGTAATCAGTCAGGGCTCTATCTAGCAGGCCAGTTAATTGGCACTACTGGATACGAAGAAGCTGCTGCCCTCGGCCTAATTGCTGGAATCAATGCTAGTCTCAAAGTGCTTGATAAGCCTAGATTTGTCCTGGAAAGAGATCAAGCCTACATCGGAGTACTAATCTCTGACCTGATTAGCAAAGTACATGTCGAACCTTATCGAATGTTTACTTCAAGAGCTGAATACCGCTTGAGCCTGAGAAATGATAATGCCGACCTCAGGCTAGCTAAGCTTGGTCATGACTTAGGTCTACAATCAAAATCTTACCTAAACGAAGTGAACCATAGAAGGCAAAGGATTGACCAGGCCATCGAATTGCTCAAAACTAGCTCAGTCAAATACCAAGGCCATCCTACTACCGGCTACCAGCTACTACGTCGACCAAAAATCACCCTTGATCAGACTCTTGAGCTACTTGGACTTGATCCAAGCCTGATAGATTACACCATCTATGATACCGTAGAGTCAGAGATCAAATATAGTGGCTATTTGGATAAGCAAGAGCAGATCATTGATAAACAAAGAAGGCAATCTGAGATCAAGCTAGGTAATACCATAGATTATACCCAGATCAAAAGCCTACGCAATGAGGCAGTGGAACGACTTAGGGAAGTCATGCCTGAGACGATAGCTGATGCGATGAATATTCAAGGCATCACCCCAGCTGATCTTGAGGTATTGACTTTTAGTGTGAGATAG
- the tnpA gene encoding IS200/IS605 family transposase codes for MRQLKKGFKLCHNSHNSLSHLRWDCKYHLIFIPKMRRKIFYCEIRPELERVFHVLASQNDCKITNTPCARSCPYVNRKTSKISSNIVGFIKVKSAIVIAREINNKARNFNGEHFWARGYAISTVGFDKEVVKRYIHEQEQNEVSAERGRF; via the coding sequence ATTCGCCAACTAAAAAAAGGATTCAAGTTATGTCATAACTCTCATAATTCATTATCCCATTTAAGATGGGATTGTAAATATCATCTAATATTTATTCCAAAAATGAGGAGAAAAATATTCTATTGTGAAATTAGACCAGAACTAGAACGGGTATTCCATGTATTAGCCAGCCAAAATGACTGCAAGATAACCAATACACCTTGTGCCAGATCATGTCCATATGTAAATAGAAAAACCTCCAAAATATCCAGTAACATTGTGGGCTTCATTAAGGTCAAGAGTGCCATAGTGATAGCTAGAGAGATTAATAATAAGGCTAGAAACTTTAACGGAGAACATTTCTGGGCTAGGGGATACGCAATCAGTACAGTAGGGTTCGATAAAGAAGTAGTAAAACGCTATATTCACGAACAAGAACAAAACGAAGTTTCAGCAGAACGAGGTAGATTCTAA